From one Xiphophorus hellerii strain 12219 chromosome 18, Xiphophorus_hellerii-4.1, whole genome shotgun sequence genomic stretch:
- the LOC116737650 gene encoding relA-associated inhibitor-like, translating into MSSQTSYGNFLFQTIDGDLNASLAVAEELSKEFSSLMQEASSTDQNTSSDFKTSSSVSRDRHLSSGPSSLPSSTYSSSSTNGSSSSSSSSKPLSPSSTYYTSDSVVSSSRNAPSPPVHSNSPHSSPKIHRVVHNTHRRTGSDSYMFTPQSPKQPPRSPRPDSPSYFERSPQGLISHRERSQPSSWTAGSLDPSPRPVPQQMSQNLLTSYDSNQKGHRSPQPDKVPSAGFQRSFSPLSLNSQTSSTLPRNFTQVSQTEESVKRQKGPGKWNETDLDVSYERKPQHTYDTTEWRRSPAPNSNWRESNLDNPAPALNPKKDPRSVSHQGSYGSLPRGARIAVPPDASSSGHSPYGPQPIVSRVNMPPLSSLPRQSRRIPISVILRLQNPHYGQMSALQNQPMEGQGDFAHYRMPEAAPRKFFQSPAYPSQPYPPELRQPAVYSDALHAEDVDAEIQRLDILHNPPALETPAVPRAGGEVEQVVTPAPRPLSPTRLQPVVAPEVQNPEIPDREELLRIRAEIPRALKRRGSVDVSRSPKKTSQYQPNQYKNIIHKLFHRKENRNKGEKGSDSSSDGEEPAMPPNPPPTTRAPPVIPQDEKYNSILRKPGRKKSGRRARLSPLVLLLDGALMGEMDTVMRGVKEMSDPSQSNDEGITGLHNAICGGHREVTDFLVRIGANVSAPDSHGWTPLHCAASCNDREMCEYLVRNGAAVMAFTHRDGATASQKCDPYLVGFEECESYLRAKEESMGVDNNGVLYALWSYQAQTPDELSFKEGDMVTILQKTDGSDWWWASLCGREGFVPNNFFGLFPKVRPKSLC; encoded by the exons ATGAGCTCACAGACTAGTTATGGGAACTTTCTGT TCCAGACCATCGACGGCGACCTGAACGCATCGCTTGCAGTCGCAGAAGAGTTATCCAAGGAATTTAGCTCCCTGATGCAGGAGGCTTCCTCCACCGACCAAAACACTTCGTCTGACTTTAAG ACCAGTTCTTCCGTCTCCAGAGACAGACATCTTTCGTCTGGACCTTCCAGCCTCCCCAGCTCCACGTATTCGTCGAGCAGCACCAATggcagctccagctccagctccagctccaaaCCGCTCTCTCCAAGCTCCACGTATTACACCAGTGACTCGGTCGTCTCCAGCAGCAGGAACGCTCCGTCACCCCCCGTCCACTCCAACAGCCCCCACTCCTCTCCTAAGATACACCGGGTGGTGCACAACACGCACCGGCGGACCGGATCAGACAGCTACATGTTTACGCCGCAGAGTCCCAAACAGCCGCCCCGCTCGCCCAGGCCCGACTCCCcgtcttattttgaaaggagtCCACAAGGCCTGATTAGTCACAGGGAAAGAAGTCAACCCTCGAGCTGGACAGCCGGTTCTTTGGACCCGTCACCCCGCCCGGTTCCACAGCAGATGTCCCAAAACTTGCTGACTTCGTACGACAGCAACCAGAAGGGCCACAGGTCCCCTCAGCCAGACAAAGTCCCCTCCGCAGGGTTCCAGAGATCGTTCTCTCCTCTGTCTTTAAACTCTCAAACATCCAGCACCCTTCCTCGAAATTTTACCCAAGTCAGTCAAACTG aaGAGTctgtgaaaagacaaaaaggtccAGGCAAGTGGAACGAAACAGATCTGGATGTGTCCTACGAgaggaaacctcaacacacctaTGACA CGACAGAATGGCGTCGATCACCTGCTCCGAACAGCAACTGGCGGGAATCCAACCTGGATAACCCTGCTCCAGCCTTAAACCCTAAAAAG gATCCTCGCTCAGTTTCCCACCAGGGTTCCTACGGCTCTTTGCCCCGCGGAGCTCGTATAGCTGTTCCACCAGATGCCTCGTCCTCAGGACACTCCCCTTATGGCCCTCAGCCAATCGTCTCCCGTGTCAACATGCCTCCCTTATCTTCCTTGCCTCGCCAAAGTAGGCGCATACCAATCTCTGTCATCCTGCGCCTGCAAAATCCCCACTATGGACAAATGTCGGCCCTCCAAAATCAGCCAATGGAAGGACAAGGAGACTTTGCACATTACCGCATGCCTGAAGCGGCTCCGAGGAAGTTCTTTCAGTCCCCTGCCTATCCCTCACAGCCTTATCCACCTGAGCTGAGACAGCCTGCTGTTTATAGTGACG CACTACATGCAGAGGATGTAGATGCAGAGATACAGCGCCTGGATATTCTCCACAATCCGCCAGCTTTGGAGACTCCTGCTGTGCCAAGGGCTGGTGGAGAGGTCGAACAGGTTGTGACCCCAGCTCCCCGACCCCTCAGCCCCACCAGGTTGCAACCAGTGGTGGCCCCGGAGGTCCAGAACCCTGAAATCCCGGATCGGGAGGAGCTGCTCCGCATCAGGGCTGAAATCCCCCGGGCGCTGAAGAGACGTGGCTCTGTGGACGTTTCTCGGTCCCCGAAGAAAACCTCGCAATACCAGCCAAACCAGTATAAAAACATCATCCACAAGCTATTTCATAGGAAAGAAAACCGCAACAAGGGGGAGAAAGGTAGCGACAGCTCCTCTGACGGGGAGGAACCCGCCATGCCTCCCAATCCTCCACCCACAACCCGGGCGCCTCCAGTCATTCCACAGGATGAAAAA TACAACTCCATCCTGAGGAAGCCGGGTCGCAAGAAATCTGGAAGGCGAGCTAGACTTAGCCcactggttctgctgctggatgGAGCTTTGATGGGAGAAATGGACACAGTGATGCGAGGCGTGAAGGAG ATGAGTGACCCCAGCCAATCAAATGATGAGGGCATCACCGGTTTGCACAATGCCATCTGCGGCGGACATCGCGAAGTCACTGACTTCCTGGTCCGCATTGGAGCGAATGTCAGCGCCCCAGACAGCCATGGCTG GACTCCGCTACATTGCGCTGCCTCCTGTAACGACCGTGAAATGTGCGAGTATTTGGTGAGGAACGGAGCTGCCGTCATGGCCTTCACTCACAGAGACGGAGCCACGGCCTCCCAGAAGTGTGATCCTTACCTTGTTGGGTTCGAGGAGTGCGAGAGCTATCTAAGAG CTAAGGAGGAGTCCATGGGGGTGGACAACAACGGAGTGCTGTACGCTCTGTGGAGCTACCAGGCTCAGACACCTGATGAGCTGAGCTTCAAGGAGGGAGACATGGTCACCATCCTGCAGAAAACGGACGGCTCCGACTGGTGGTGGGCCTCGCTCTGTGGGAGGGAGGGCTTTGTCCCAAACAACTTTTTTGGG CTTTTCCCAAAGGTTCGTCCAAAATCTCTCTGCTAA